In Bacteroidota bacterium, the genomic stretch CGAATTGTATAAGTTGATTAAAAAATATGATAAGGCACTTTTGTTTCAAGAGGAATATTACAAAATACAAGATTCGATTTTTACCTTACATAATTCGCGGGCTATAGCAAGTTTGCAAAACATGAATAAACTGGAGAAACAAAAATCAGAAATACTATTGTTGAATAAGAAACTTGAAGTAGACAAGGTTGTGCGCATAGCACTTATAGCTGTAGCCATTATGCTGGTATTGTATGCTTTTAACTGGTACTATAAAACAAAGCGAATCAAGATTGCCTATACCAAGTTAAGCGAATCAAATGCAGAATTGGCCCTGGCATTATCTAATCTTAAATCTGCCCAAGACCAATTATTGCATTCCGAAAAAATGGCCTCGCTCGGTCGACTTACAGCAGGCATTGCACACGAAATTAAAAACCCGCTCAACTTTGTTATCAATTTCTCTAGTGTTTCAAAGGAACTTATTGATGATTTTACTGCAAGCAACGATGAAGATGAGAAGAAAGATTTATTGATAGATGTAAAGTCAAACATTGATAAAATATATTATCATGGAACGCGTGCCGATAAAATAATGCAAAACATGTTGCAGCATTCGCGCACCGGAACCGGTCAGCGTAAGCTTACCGATTTAAATAAACTGTGTGATGATTACCTCGAGTTTACATACCAAAGTATGCGTGCTAATAATCCAAATTATAAATGCACCCTGGTTAGATCCTTGCAAATGGATTTACCCGAAGTGCGGTTAGAGCCACAGGATATAAGCCGTGTTTTGCTCAACTTGCTCAATAATGCAATGTATGCGGTTGCCAATCGCAATGATCCGCGGGTTGAGATTAAAACATCTGTAATAAATAATGCTGTGCGAATAGAAATTAAAGATAATGGGCCGGGCATACCCGAAGAGATAAAGCAAAAAATATTTGAGCCCTTTTTTACTACAAAGCCTACCGGTGAAGGTACCGGTTTGGGTTTAAGCATTTGTTACGATATTGTGGTAGCTCATAAGGGAAGCATCGTAGCCGACTCGGTAGAAGGTGCATATACTAATTTTATAATCGAATTGCCTGTTTTAAAAACCTAGGAAGATGAAAATACTTGTGGTAGATGATGAGTGGGATGCTCAGGATTTATTTAAACAAAGATTCCGTAAAGAGATAAAAAGCGGAAGCATGGAGCCATTATTTGCTATGTCGGGCGAAGAGGCCATAAAGATTTTAAGTGATTTGCACCCCATGGATATTGTAATGGTTTTTTCTGATATTAATATGCCGGGTATGTCAGGTTTCGAATTGCTTTCATCGATAAAAATAAAGTTTCCGCAACTTAAAGTATATCTTGTTTCGGCCTATGGCGATCATACAAACTTGCAACGGGCGATAGATTTGGGAGCCGATGATTTTATACATAAGCCGGTTGACTATGATATTGTGAAAACTAAACTGACAAAGTAATTTTTAATAGAAATGGCAAACAGAATATTAGTGATTGATGATGAGCAAGATATGCAATCACTGATTAATCAGCGCTTCCGCAAGCAGATTAAGGCAGACGTTTTTACTTTCGAATTTGCTTTGAATGCAAACGAAGCGCTGGAGAAACTGCGCTCTATAGAAGATATCTATTTGATAGTAACCGATATCAATCTTCCTGGTATGGATGGAATTACCTTGCTCAATAAGATTAAGGAAATCAATCGTACCATTATGTCGGTAGTAATATCTGCCTATGGCGATATGAAAAACATACGTGCTGCCATGAATGCGGGTGCATACGATTTTCTTACCAAGCCCATCGATTTTGTTGATTTTGAAACGACACTCGAAAAACATTGGCCAACATACGTTTCGTTTTGCAATCAATAGAAAACACGAAGCAACTCGAAAACGAGCGCATCGAAAAAATAAAGGCGCAGGAAGAAGCGCTGAAACAAGCTGAAGAGAAGGCCGTATTTATAAGCGAACAAAATCGCATGCTTGAAATTAAAGTAGATGAGAGAACATTGGAGTTACGAGAAAAAAATAATTTGATTACCATGGAAAAGGAGCGCTCCGATTCGTTGCTCCTTAATATTTTACCCTTTAAAACTGCTCAGGAACTAAAAGATACCGGAAAAAGCGAGGCCACTTTGTATAACGATGTAACGGTGATGTTTACCGATTTCGAAAATTTTAGCGGCATAGCAGAGCAGTTAACACCAGCCGAATTAGTTGCCGAAATTGATTTATGTTTTCAGGCCTTTGATAACATTGTAGAAAAGTATGAGATTGAAAAAATTAAAACAATTGGCGATAGCTACATGGCTGCATGCGGACTGCCTATTGAAAATAAATTGCATGCAATCGCGATGGTAAATGCCGCAATCGAGATTCAGGATTTTATTCAAAAACGTAAGCGGGGACTTGCCAACTTGCCCAATAAAAAATCATTTGATATTCGTATAGGTATTCATTCGGGACCGGTGATTGCCGGCATTGTAGGCTTTAAGAAGTTTGCTTACGATATATGGGGCGATACGGTAAACACCGCATCGCGCATGGAAAGCAGTGGCGCACCAGGCAGAATAAATATTTCAGGACAAACGTATGAGCTTATCAAAGATTATTTCAGGTGTGAATACCGCGGAAAGGTATCGGCAAAAAACAAGGGAGAAATTGATATGTACTTTGTTTTAGAGCGAATTACTAAATAGTTGCTTAATATAGACATTGGCATTTGCTTGTGTTGGTTTTTAAATAAATAGTAACTTGCGCACTATTAACCTCTAAAATCTATTTGAAATGAACAAATCAAAATCAATTATGGCTTTCAACTTCATTCGCAATCTGTTTGCCATTGGGTTCGTTATTTTGTGTTTTGCCGCATTTGTAAAAAGCGAAAATCCTGAGCCACTTGCTCCGCAAGAAGAAGCGGCATCTGGTGGACGCAACATTAGCTCGGCCGATGCAAAAGTTTTAATTAATAATTACATCAGATGGAATCCCGGCAAGAAGCAAAAAGGGGGCTACATTAGTAAATCGGTTTTTGATCAACTGTGGGCTCGCAATGCCACAGCCAAAGGTGTTTTCTGGTATATGGGCTCTGAAATTGTGAACGAACGTGATACGGTGATCAGGTTGGTAGTAGAGTCTGGCAATACTGCAGCCACAATAATTGATGGCGGTTCAGGTATTTACAAATCACAATCTATGTGCCCAACAGATTGTGGCACATTGGCTCAGTAATTTCTTCCTAAAGCACGAAGCATTATTTTTCTTGTCACCGCTCGAGCCGCGCTTGCAGATCGTGACACCATACATGTGCATTATAAAACGTTTACTCATTTGTACCATCAACAAAATCTCCAAGTACATTAACCTAAACTTCATCTTCATTTATCGTTTTACAAAATGTTGTAAGCAACATTTACCTAATGCAAGGGACATATTTTTAGTGTTTGCAGTTGTCGTTCTTTTAATTTATTCCAGTTCGAATCCAATTGCCACAATTCCAAAACTAATTTATCACATAGTATACACCCACCGTTAGTAAAATTCTATTTGCCTCTACAGTATCAAAAAATTTCCTTTTTAGACCCAAAGCCCTCAAGCGTGCATTCCACCCATCTCCTCAAGGAGAGGGGAAGAGGTGAGGTTTATTTCTCCCATCCTAACCAAACAAATTATCTATCGTAAATGTGATTAAACAAAAATCACACACCCAAACTTACCCCTCTTGCCAAAAACTGCTTTACTTCGCCACCGTTGCGAATAATATCGCGAACAATGGTACTCGCTATAGCATCATACTCAGGTTTGGTTAGCATAAAAATAGTTTCGATAACTGGCGACATTTTATGATTCATTTGTGCAATGGCACTTTCGTATTCAAAATCAGTAAATGAGCGCAAACCTCTTACCAGATAGTTTGCATTATTTTTTTTACAAAAATCAATGGTAAGTCCTGAATAAGCAGCAACCGAAATATTGGAGTTCGCCTCAAATGTTTTTTCTATCCAGCTAACACGCTGTTCCAGGGTAAACATGTGTTGCTTGTTGGCATTCGTGCCTATGCCTACTATCATTTTATCAAACAAGGTGCTGGCGCGCTCTATAATATCCTGATGTCCTATGGTAATAGGATCGAACGAACCCGGAAATACTGCTATGCGCATGTAAATTAGTTTTACCTTTTCTTTTTAGGGCCGTAGCGCTTTCCACCATTTTGCATTTCTCGCCTGGGTGCTTTTTCTTTTATGGTGCGTTTAGAAGTTTTTGAAATACTGCTTGCAGCAGCTTGTACATCCTTTATTTCCTGCAACCTGTAATTATCACTTAGGTGCAGCTTGCCATTCGATAGCTCCTTTAGTTGATCAATTATTAATTGGTCTTCTACGTTTTCTTTGTTCCAGGTTACATACAATATTTTCATAAAGTTGGCAAGGTCTACCGTTAGTTTTTGTCGTGCAGCGCCTTCTTCCAGTTGTATGATTTCGCCAATCACTTTTTCAACGTTCTTACCATAATGTGCCCATCTGATTTTGTAAGTGGGGTAACTTGGCTTTTTGGGTTTTACCTTTAATGCTTTTTCTGTAGGAACCGGATATGGTGAATCTACATCAAGTTTAAAGCCGCTTATTATAAAGAGGTGATCCCAAAGTTTATGTTTAAAGTCGGTAATATCACGTAAATGTGGTAATAGAGCACCCATTACATTTACAATATATTGCGCACGCTTGTTGCGCTCATCGCGATCCTCAATTTTACATGTATCTTCTACAAAGTGTTGTATGTGGCGTCCATATTCTGGTATGATAAGATGGTTACGCGCTGTATTATATTCCATATGTGCTTATTTTAGGGGCAAATGTATTTTAAAAAATGAATCTTCGATCTTCTTTTTTTATTGGCAAATTGGACTAACAGAAACAAATCATAGATATGATTTCTGCGCCTTTTTTATTGA encodes the following:
- a CDS encoding response regulator gives rise to the protein MANRILVIDDEQDMQSLINQRFRKQIKADVFTFEFALNANEALEKLRSIEDIYLIVTDINLPGMDGITLLNKIKEINRTIMSVVISAYGDMKNIRAAMNAGAYDFLTKPIDFVDFETTLEKHWPTYVSFCNQ
- a CDS encoding GHKL domain-containing protein encodes the protein MSFLCITFALASDTLGINAMSNIKPDTAQINKLLEQGIQAIKTNASSERIITVLSKANELSRQINYDFGKGRANYLLGKYYLSQANYPAAMENFTVASILFRNLNDKKYFALTQMQLGIVLYTQKQWSEALPYFETGARDLLIIGDTLNSATCNYLSGLASFEDKDYSNGEKMLKQALKEFETINNTQRVMEARLGLANLYLEVKNKNLALNNLDTCKLYLLGNPQKDVEAMCNLFYGKAALLDNDYERAESYYSLAYKSASELNNLTLMLKITKPIAELYKLIKKYDKALLFQEEYYKIQDSIFTLHNSRAIASLQNMNKLEKQKSEILLLNKKLEVDKVVRIALIAVAIMLVLYAFNWYYKTKRIKIAYTKLSESNAELALALSNLKSAQDQLLHSEKMASLGRLTAGIAHEIKNPLNFVINFSSVSKELIDDFTASNDEDEKKDLLIDVKSNIDKIYYHGTRADKIMQNMLQHSRTGTGQRKLTDLNKLCDDYLEFTYQSMRANNPNYKCTLVRSLQMDLPEVRLEPQDISRVLLNLLNNAMYAVANRNDPRVEIKTSVINNAVRIEIKDNGPGIPEEIKQKIFEPFFTTKPTGEGTGLGLSICYDIVVAHKGSIVADSVEGAYTNFIIELPVLKT
- the coaD gene encoding pantetheine-phosphate adenylyltransferase, whose translation is MRIAVFPGSFDPITIGHQDIIERASTLFDKMIVGIGTNANKQHMFTLEQRVSWIEKTFEANSNISVAAYSGLTIDFCKKNNANYLVRGLRSFTDFEYESAIAQMNHKMSPVIETIFMLTKPEYDAIASTIVRDIIRNGGEVKQFLARGVSLGV
- a CDS encoding DUF4290 domain-containing protein — translated: MEYNTARNHLIIPEYGRHIQHFVEDTCKIEDRDERNKRAQYIVNVMGALLPHLRDITDFKHKLWDHLFIISGFKLDVDSPYPVPTEKALKVKPKKPSYPTYKIRWAHYGKNVEKVIGEIIQLEEGAARQKLTVDLANFMKILYVTWNKENVEDQLIIDQLKELSNGKLHLSDNYRLQEIKDVQAAASSISKTSKRTIKEKAPRREMQNGGKRYGPKKKR
- a CDS encoding adenylate/guanylate cyclase domain-containing protein, with the translated sequence MLEIKVDERTLELREKNNLITMEKERSDSLLLNILPFKTAQELKDTGKSEATLYNDVTVMFTDFENFSGIAEQLTPAELVAEIDLCFQAFDNIVEKYEIEKIKTIGDSYMAACGLPIENKLHAIAMVNAAIEIQDFIQKRKRGLANLPNKKSFDIRIGIHSGPVIAGIVGFKKFAYDIWGDTVNTASRMESSGAPGRINISGQTYELIKDYFRCEYRGKVSAKNKGEIDMYFVLERITK
- a CDS encoding response regulator — protein: MKILVVDDEWDAQDLFKQRFRKEIKSGSMEPLFAMSGEEAIKILSDLHPMDIVMVFSDINMPGMSGFELLSSIKIKFPQLKVYLVSAYGDHTNLQRAIDLGADDFIHKPVDYDIVKTKLTK